The genomic stretch CCTGTAATATTGCCATTATAGGTTTTGTGCAGGTGTAGTAAACTAAGATGAGTCCATGTCTGTCTTGGGAAGGGAGAGCTGTGGGAGATGTTGTGTTGCCAGAGGGTAATCACGTCTAATCTTCTGTTCTTTATTCTGTCGAGGAGCGGTCAGAAAGAGATTCTCTCTTCCTTTAAAGCGTCCTATTCTGCAGCCTCTCAGCGCTGTAATCTGCCGTCCCTATTCTGCCACATAGAGGCTCAtattgtgtgtctgctgtgggAGCAAAGTCTCTGAGAACGCTCCACATTTCAGAGGTCTTGTTCACGCTGCGGTGGGCTCCGGTTACCCTGCCCCTCTGCCTCTTACAAGGCACACAGGACTCTTATTTTACCCAGGGAGCTCTCGTCTTTGTGCTGCCAAATATCATCAGCCATTGGACAGTAAAGGAGACCAATCTCCTCCCAGATCTTTGAGGCTTCTTTCTGCCAGGACAGCACCATTGAGGCATCGAGGCAGCAGAGCATGGAGACCTGAAGTCAGACTTAAGGAAAGTTGTAGCTGAGAGTAGAAAAGGGATATTTTTGTAACCGTCACTGCTGGTAAAACATTTTTGCACTGATGTGGACACACCTTTGATACAGTCCAAAAAGACAAACTCCCATGGTTCTGTTTGCACTACATGTGTGTTTCCATATTTGTCAGCACATAAAGAGCGTACTGTCCTAAATTTTATTATACCACACGGTCTTGGATTCTTGTTGCCATTAAGATGCAGAAACTAAAAATCGCATTGAAGCTTTACGAGGTCAAAGGGCATCCAGACCTCAAGCTTAAAACTGGTCCACATCTGGTTAAAAACTCTGAGCAGCGTACAgctgcttattttatttatctagaTTTCAGGCCATAGTCTAggagtttttttaaaacatcaacaCGTGACcgagatgtttttaaaaaaagtgccCCGTTCTATTTACTGCAGCTCCATTTTAAGACTAATCCAGATGTGTGTGGATCCACAAATTCTCCAAAGCATCCTTGATGTATTTGAAAGCACTCAAAGCATGTTGACATGTTATTGTCAAGGTGTTGTTAAGCCATTAGGTTGGTCAGGTGTGTAGAGTTGTAAACTTTAGACTGAACCAGAACTTAAGCACACTTGTAACAATGACACACAACATTAGAGATGCTAGTTAAAACCATAAACCAGCATTACAGTCTTTGAGAGTTCACTTTTGGCCTTGGACAGTTCACCAATCACTCAATTAGCATGTGGCTCATGTGGTTTGACCAAATGTGTTGTAGTCATGAGGTTGAACAGTTTTTGACTTTTGTCTTCCACTTCAGCCAAAAGCTGAGTTTACTCGAGCGTGTTCGTCTTCCCAACGCGAGACTGTCGGTTGGGACGGGCAAGAAGCTCATAGGGAACGCCGAGTCCATTGAGGAAAGTCCCTCCAAGGAGCCCAAACCTGCCGGCTTCAGTAACCGGGAACGCTTCCGCACCGCCTTCCGCATGAAGGCCTACACACTCCGCCAGAGCTCTGAAGGTACGCCACGAATATTGTGTATGCCTGTGAATATTAGAAAGCAAAGGAAGGATTTGGTCTGGTTTGGTTCACAATTGGGCACTGAGCTTAAATCCAATAGTGATTAActgtctctgttctgtttcttgtgtttttgtgtgtctgtcagatGCCGGAGCTCTGGCAGATCCAGCCTTAGAGGAGCGGGGCTTCCCTGCAGACATCCTCCTGGAGGAGATGATCCCCACACTGAAACTGGTCATCAGGGCGGTCAGGTCAGCAGCTTCAAACAGTGATGTCATGACGTCATGTGATGTGATGTCTGTCAGCAGGTGGAGCTCACACAGCTGACACAATGCAGGAGCTCAGATCTAGCCTGAGGGCCTGTGAGATGAGTGATTAACCCTGTGAAAGTGCTGCCTCCTTCCACACCATTATTTCGGGGCTGAATGGGTCTCTGAATCGGACACCCAGGCCTATAAGGTTTTAGTTTCAGGACCCAAGACTttcagctggagcagcagcagccgacTCTGGGAAGAGTCCGATTCAAGTCTAAGGGACAAAAGAATTAGCTCAGTGGGTGGCAGGGAGGCTGTCAAAGAACTGAAAGGTGTTGGGTTTGGTCCAAACATGGAGAGTGTCAGAGTATCGCTGAGCAGGACAATGAGCCCATGTTgttcctgtaaaaaaaaaaaggtttaacaCGGGGACACTGGGATGGTTTGTAGTGTGAAGTGCAGACTCTGGTCCAAACAGAGCTGAGCCTGAAGTGATTTATCTTTCATGTTCCACTGAATATTTGGTAATGACAAAAAGAATGAGATGAGAGATAAAACCTGTCAAAGTGGCTGAGCTCACTCATTGATAGGGCGAAGAGCTCAGACATTACAAACTGACCATGTTGGTGGTTTGGACACCTGGTTCAGGTgcctggtgctttccttctcatGATCTGTGGACATGCCCGTCATGACGGAGATCTTAGGACAGAGCCAGAGAAGGGCTTACATAACCCACTGGGACTGGGGAGTCAACCTgcaaaatctaatctaatctgcAGTGAAGTGCCACTTTAATAACCTGCTGAACTGTGTCTCTCAGGATCATGCAGTTCCTCTTGAACAAGAAGCAGTTTAAGGAAACCCTGAGGCCTTACGACGTCAAAGACGTGATCGAGCAGTACTCTGCTGGACACCTGGACATGCTCTGTAGAATTAAATACCTCCAGACAAGGTGAGCAGCTGCATTTCAGACCAGGGGGTTTGTCTGAGTGAAGCAAACATGGCCTCTTTCCTCAagctcttcctgttttccttccttAAGGATCGACATGATTCTTGCCCCTGGACCTCCCCTCACACCGAAACACAAGAAAACTCAGAAAACGCCTTTTGCCTACCCACCCAATCAGTCACCCAGGTACTGTTCCACTGTTCATAAAGAAAGAATTAGTGATCTTCTTTGATCACATGATCTTCTTTGATCACATGATCTTCTTTGTACGTGTGATATGTTCTGTGTGTTaacaaacattgtttttgtaaaggaATTTCTCCAGTGAACCTTTTGTCCCTCTAACACTGTCCCTGTGTCGCAGGCACGAGTCTTACTTAGCCAAAGCCGCCTCCATGCCAGATGCTGAAGACCAAAGCATGATGGGAAGATTTGTCAGGGTGGAGAGACAGGTGAGGATTAGGACCGTGAAGCATCTTGAATAAGTGATGGAGTTCTCAACATTTCAGATGCACTAACAACTGAAACGTTTGAAACGTATCAGACAAATTGTGCTTTTGTAGGTTAAGTATTTGCGTCCGTTTTGATGAAGCCCTAAGATCCAGAGGACGTCCAACAGCCCCAGAACTAACATCTGCTTTGATATCAGGACTTTATACAAAAACATCTGTTCTTTTAATAGTAAGTTTAAGTAGAGCTCAGATTTGAACTGTTGACCACTTGTCAGTACTTTGATGGTACCTAGAGCCCGACAGTCCAAAATGGAAGCAGGTGTAGTTTTAGTTACTGCTTCCAACTGTAAAGTTCCAGTGAAATAAATTTTTGTCTTCATTCAgattcatttttctgtgtgagtgACGCTTTAGTTTCAGCAGGTAGATTAGGCCACAGGGatcagaagctgctgctgccattattgtgtgtctgtctcaggtGGAGGACATGGAGAAGAAGTTGGACTTCCTGGTGGACATGCACATCCAGCACTCGGAGCACCTGCAGGTGGACTCCGCGGGTGGTGCCCACATGACCCTGGAGCCCTGCGAGCCCGCGGGGGACGATGAGATCAGACGGGTTTTCTTCAACTACTCCGAGGCGTTCCCACACATGTCCTTCCAGGTGCCTGTCAGCAAGATGAGTCCATATTACGGCAGGGGGGgtagaggaggtggagaagggcTGGGGTTGGGTGGAGGTGGCTACCTAGGTCCAGACCCTCCAGCTGCCATCCCCACGTACACCGAGCGTCCCACAGTGTTGCCCATCAGCTCCCTGCAGGACTTGTCAGCAGGGCCAGGTAGGACCACAGGGGGGCGGGGGGCCGACTCGCCTCTTTCCATGTTGTCGGTGAACCACGAGGAGCTGGAGCGCTCGCCCAGTGGGTTCAGCATCTCTGGGGAGCGGGAGGGGGAGGAAGGTTTGGGCCTGTCATTGCAGGCTGGGGTGGCGACCGGCGATGCCAGCTGGACGAGACCCAGGCCGAGCTACCTGGCGGAGggggagacagacacagacacggACCCCTTCACGCCCAGTGGGGGGCCCCTGCCGCTGTCCTCCACGGGGGAGGGGTTTGGCGACGCTGTGTGGAACACGCCACCTTGAGAGGTGTTCACGTGACCACACAGTAATCCACGACTCTGAGTTAAGACCTTAAATCCAACCCATGCCTCTAAACCCAAATCAGTTTGGGTCAAATCCACACCTCTGGACCATGTGGAGGTAAAGGGGGGGTCCAATCTGCCTTGATGCTGCAGGGTCACGAGGGAGGTCACCGACCTTCAGAGGCCACCGCGGATTGGCTGCCGTCCAGACAGAGCCATGAGACTGCCCGGAAAGACGGGAAACCCGACCGTTTGTAAAGTAAAACTCTGTACAGTGCACACTTtagctaaaataaaaagaacatgaATATACGTACTATATACACCCAAAAGCTTTATCGCTGCAAAGCCAACGCACTGCATGTGACGCATGCGACTTTTAGTGTAGACACTGCAAAGTTCAGGATATCAGGAAACGGGAAAAGAGATTGGAGGGATACGTACACCTGCTATGCCATTTTCTAACACTTATTTTTTATATGgacacattttcattgttttattttgcatggtTTGCATGATAATGCACCATTCAAGGGTGACGCTTGGAGCCTGATACTCAGACCAAAAGTCTCCTTTctttctgatgtgtgtgtgtgtgtgtgtgtgtgtgtgtgtgtgtgtgtgtgtgtgtgtgtgtgagaaagagagaggtaAGGAAACTCTGGTTAGTTGCTggcatttctgcttttctcacGTCGTGCTGTAAATTGTTCGAGGGTCAGTTCTGTCCTCAAACCAGAACTTCTGACCCGTCACTTTGTTTTCTCACCACTGTGCTCTTTAGTTGGATGTCACCACTTTATGTTTACAAACTTAGAAAGAAATTCGACAGAATTCGAAACACTaaatctctgctgctgtgttggcacatggatTCAGGGATATGATTAATTTACAAACGTTCCTGGACTTATTGACTGCCGAGGTCCGTTTATCACTGCTAGAACTGGATTTTATCTGACGATCAGACGGTTCATATcagcacaaatacagaaatggcTTAAACAGCAGTTAGACAAATGAGACTTTTCCGCtttgtaattttaaataattagtaCAGGCCACCTGTGGTTTAAATCCAAAGTCTAAAAcctgtaaaataataattctgAAATTCTTCAGTTCTACTAAATTAGCCTGTCCACATGTTAAAATGACCCAACAAATACAGTCtgtttatatataatatattctttataaaagaagcagaaaagtgTTGTCAAccttataaaatgtgtttctccACTGTCAACACGTCTTTATGGTAATGCATCATTAAAGGCAGGACGTCATAACGTGTTTTTTGTACCTTAAATTTCTTGTCACACAAACTGCTGCACTGTAAGCGACCGAATGTCACAGGCCACAGACTGGAAATGCTGGAGGGACACGTAGAAACGCTGCAGAGGTTTCAGATGTCGGCCCAAATATACAGAGAAGGAAACAGCAGGAGCCTTAGCAGCTTTACAGAACACCACTTATAGGCCTGGACAGCTCTTACTACTTTAGATTTAGGACGACACTGATGCTGAATGTAATATCTGACAACCGCCTATATCGACACACGTGAACTATTACACAGTTATAGCATGTTCAAGCACCTTCAGCGTCAGGTGAGTTTTATAGAGAGGCTTCCACACCAGGCTTCACCACGGAGTTCAGGACTTTCCCAGTTCACTGTAACATTGGGGGGAGACTAGTCAGCCTTGGGTCAGGGTGTCTGTCCCTTCAGATGAGTCTGTACATCACAACATTGTAGGATTCGTTCAGTGTCAGCTGAGGGACTTATCAATTATCAATTATCAATACTATTAACTCTGGTTAGGTTCATTTCTTTGCCAGAGAAACATCGAGGGGCTTGTGACACATCCAAGATGAGGGTACCATCTTTTGGAGATGTTGGGTTTTGTTCTGCCTTGTGTACAGACACTGGCACATGTCAACGCTCCAAAAACTCAATTTCATAACATCGACCTGCACATCCAGATGCTCGGCTTCACCTTGTTTCTCAgtgtctgtggtgtgttttgttttcaggcgGCTCGTCTTCGTCGTGATGTGGCAAACACCACCCCGTGTAATTACAGCAGATCGTAGtgaggcctgttgtggaagaaACAATCTGTGAACCAAACGCTTACTATAATCTATTTAACTAATTATATTACAGCTACTGTTATTACTTAAAGTATCTTCTATTAAATTCTGTTCAACTCTATATTTAAAAAGGAACTAACTCGCAATCCTGACACCAGTTGTCAACACGCAGACGTAAAGATCCAACCATGACGATATATCCCTGTAGACGTTCGTTCATCGTGCCTCTGAAGCAAGACGCGTTCAGAATGAGTGCACAGCATCATTCTGTGTTTAGTGTTCCAGCGCCACTTCATGTCACCTCTCTCACCACACAGGGTTTACCAACGTGGGCTCTGTTTCCATCGGTAGTGATAGTCTTTTCTAAACTAGCACACAGTACTGACTTGCTTTGTAAAATACTGTTTTCTAGCTTTGTGAAGCTTTTGGCTCATTCACTGAATTCAGACTCTACGTGATTATCAGCTACACTGAAATGTAAAggatgtttctttctttctttaagtTGAACTGTTTTATCTGGAAGTTTAAAATCTCAATAACTCGCTCTGCAAATCCATCAACGCCGTGTTTCTGCTGCGGTAGATTTTCAGCTCTGCTTCGTCCCTTATTAAATTTACAGGAAGAGTCAGTTGAACAGTATCACTGGAAACAACCATGTAACAGCATTGGGATATTTATAGGTCCACGGCAAATTACTGTTAACATGTTACTGTTTTATTAATTGTTGAGCAGAATAAATTGTCTTCCAGGACACAAAGATACAGTGGGGGGAAGATGTGATCCGAGTTTGAAGTCGATTGTTCTCAGGAATTAAAAGGATAAAAACAGTTGAAGTTACTCCTGGTAAAGGGAATAAAACACACTGTCTCTGTTataaaaaatcattttgaataaatgacttttatttggcttatttttaattgaaacaaggttgttttttgtttttttaagatgaaaactatttaaaatatgaaatttatttttcatgttgtgaAATATTTTCTCCAGTGACGTCATGTCAAACAAGTGCGAGGAAGAAAGTAAACTAATGAATTAATGTGACGTTGTTGATTCCAACGCTGTGACTGATCCTTTCAGTCAATTTATAAATGTGTAAGTGTTTTCAATAAGCCACAAACTAACAAAGGCTGACTTAGAAACATTTGGTGACCAAAGGACCAAGTTCATTGCAGCTGTTCACACTAAAGCGAATCTGGTTCTGTGTGAATCTGATTGAACTTGTAGTTTTAGTCCATCAGACGTGTTAATGTGACGTCACTGGAGAACTGAAACGTTTCCCATCCTGCTGCAGAAACTCCTGAGACCTATGTCTTCTTATTTTCTCTGAtgtaaaaactgataaaaactgTACAAACGTCTTTGACATGTCATGTTTCCTGGTTTAccctttatgtttgtgttttcattgatgctccatgtctttttcttttttttcaatattcCCCAAACCGCATAATCTGCTAATTTACAATTCTGGTTTCCACTTGAATAGCCTGATACGTCAAACTAAGAGGTGTGTTGATGGAATTGATCGTAAATggacacagaaaatatttgtgttttaactgtgGTTGTTAGGGGGGCCGTTCATACCTCGGTGTAACATTCACACGTCATTTGGTTGTTATTTTTAGTCTTGTTAAGATTAAGGCTCCAAACCTGGTCTCTTGTTAAATGAAAGgcactattttttaaaaatacacccCCTGATTTGATTATAGCCCCCAAAAGACACTTTCCCCCCAATTTTCACGCTGCTGTTTAAAGTACACATAGAAATTGCactgaatttcaaaataaaatcagggAGTGTATCTTTAACCTAAAAGTACTTTTGTAGCTTTGTTAGGGCAGTTTACAAAATTACAATATTCCACATTTTGCTTGTCAGCAGACGTTCTTGCAGTGGTCACTTACTCTACGAATGAAGTTCagagttgttgttgttgtagccGGAAAAACAACTTACAACAGGCTAAATACACCATTTATATCACTTCTACATACAGAATcacttggttttattttgacaatacTTCTGTTTCATTCCCTTAAAGCCAAACGTGTCTGTGCTTAAAACGAGCCCTTCTACCTGTGGAGGAACTCACCTGTCATTTAGTTCCTTTGGCTCAGTGTGAACTTGGATGTGCATCGATTCTGAATGAAAAGGAGCACTTTATGGCATCTGTGTAGTCATGAGGGCAATAGAGCTTGCTGTGATTATTCTCTTAATTATGGTTGTTTTCATTGTAACTGCATAACTTGCAATGCACTGATGGACACATTCTACATAACCTGTAATTTTAGGGACGTTTTGATTGCTACAGATTATTTGTGCCTTGGCCTTTTCCAGTACACTTCTTTTCaatgtatatttattaatttgGTCATGCTTTTCCCGCTATGGCTGTCGATACACAGCACAAACCTGTCGGTAATATCTAATGGCAAACGCTGCATTTACACAAACCAACAGCCAGACAGAAATCACCTGCAGATTTATGCAGATTTATgattccatccatcatctaaaCCCCCTTATTCGTATGTAGGGTCAGGGGTACGCCCTGGACAGGTGGCCAGCCCATCACAGGGCAGATTTATGATTCAGCAGGTAAAAACAGGTCTTTTCTCTTTTGATGGAGCTAGGCTAGAAGTTtcccctgcttccagtctttgtgctaagctaggaCCAAATGTTCTCTCTGAACTgttcacacagagaaacatggtCTTTAAACAGATACATTTGGTTATACCTCAAAAAAATGTCGTAGTCTCAGTTTCCAAGCTACGTGGAAAATGTGCCAAAAGCCTGAAACTAAAGACAGTAAATATGAGTAAGCATGACTTCCTAGAGGACGGGGTTGTTTTCATTACCTGTGGGGGGTTTGTCTAAATGCAGCCGGTTCATTCAGAGAAACGTCTTTATAGACACACAGGTTGGATATCACAGGCAGCTTTGTCTGAGTTTATCGCCTGCAGCTTGTTTTTGGGTCAGAAACAGTTTTGTTGTTCTTAAGTTTCACTGAGGGACGTTTGGACAACTTTACACTAGTGGCCTTCAGAGCTGTGCATCATTTTTCTCATCGCagtttgaaaaaagaaaataacaataaactTGTCATTTCTATTCTGTATTAgaccattttaaatattttgttctgATGATATAATATGCAAATGTATTCttacttgatttttttattttttgtcttttcaattGCACCAGTTATTAATAAAGTACTGAAAATAAACGTGTATGAGTGGACATTGTGTGGAAGGTAAACTAATATTTCGTCCACAGCCTGCACTGGGaatcttctctctttttgtttgcactgcctgtttttcagtttgcagCCTGATCAGCGTGAGAAGATTAGTTCATTTTACTTCTTTCTTATATTTATTGGATAAAAGTCTGCAAATATCTTTTTCCCAGGGGCGGCTGTTCCCAGGCCCTCAGCAGACCTGTGTCCTCCCCTGCCCGTTACTGCTGCCAGTGCAACCCAAGTGCCCAGCGATCCCCCGTCATTAGGGACTGGCTCTCACCCCCCTTGTCCACTGATCCTCCACAGGGCTCCTGTGTCGCTCCGGCAGCTTGTTAGCTTCGCTGCAAAAAGTGTTTTTCAGCGGGAGAAGATGATGTTCTGACTTTAGTTCAAATGAAAGATGCACCAGCAGGAACATGTGTCCAAGCAAATGAGATTAAACAGCTAAGGAAAAGTCAAATCACAGTGGAAGGTAAATCTATTTTCACATCTAGAGGagatgtgactgacaggtgaagTATAATGCAGATTAATCACCATAAAGGAAGGATGTATGTTAGTACAGCAGCTAAATGACTCCTGTTGGACCTGAGGTTGGAGATTTTTTACAGTGGGTTTGGGATCAGTGTCCAACCTGCTgccagacatgttttttttttttgttttttttttgtacagagcTCCGCACAGTCTAGTCCTTATCTGACCACAGGTGTGTGAAGCACTGGGCGAGGTTTGATGCTGCAGGACGGTCGACACAGCCGCTTTTACGTTTACAGGAGGCTGCAAGCTGCAGGTAAACTCTTTGTAGCATGAAGTATTTTAACGTTTtgaagaaaaggggaaaacaaGTTCtctcatttgtcatttgtccCCATGAAttgatggatttttaaaatgaaagcgTCACTAATCTtagtttgttctttttaaactcattatttaaagttttttacTTGCCTGCATAGAGCTGGTGATGTGTCTCTTAGATGATAAATGATTTTATGGGGTAATAAAACTTCTTTCCCATTAAAATGCTGATAATGCTACTGGAGAAAAGGGAAAATCTGAACATGACCATAGTTTTATTTGGACAGGGTGaaacctgtctctctctgtcggCGTCTCACTGTAGTTAGTTTTTTCACAGTAAAGTCAAACCTGTGACTAAACCTAGTTTCTTGTTAGGGATTCTGCAGAGCTAAAAGTCGGCTGTGCCTCCTGTTTCTAGTGTTTCTGAATGTGAAGCTTTGTGCTCTGCAGGTCACCGGGGAGCCTGACAAAGCttttcacacagacatgcatgaGATTCAGCAGTTTATAGAGTCAGAAAGTTAGCAGATGTGTCAGGACGGGGACGGCTGAGACCGGggagactgatccactttgtGTGATTTGGTGGTCCTGTGGTGTCAGCAGGGCCATGGCAGGCGAACACAGAGCCGCGCTGCAGCCACGCTTCTGTTTCATCCTCTGTCTTTCCACCACTGTGCTCGTCCTCCTGAGCCAAGGTACGTCTGCACGTCTACGTTTAATCTGTGTCTCAGGTCAGTGAAGGGAACTCTAAGTTAAAGAAGCAGCACAACACTAAGTATTATCAGTAAAACCTGCCTATAGTATTGAAGTAAGAGTACTACTTCTGCACTGGGGGTGTAGTGGAGCAGACTGACTCCATTACAGTTACATGCAGCTTCACAGAACAAGAAGgaaataaagataaagaaaacGTCCTTTTTAAACTGAATTTGTTGAATTTCCCGACAGCGTTAAGACACAGACGGCAGGAAGAGCAGCACAAGAGACACATCCCAGACTCCACAGGTAACTGTCTTCAtccttctgcttcttcttttgttcTGCGTTTCCTCATCTCTTCAGATTTAGAACGAGTCGCTGTCTAAAAGAACATGCAGGTTTTTACTACATGTCACACAAAATGTGGTAATTTATGTTTCACAGCTTCGATTTTCCTCCTCTAGTTTGCCTGAAGTGCAGCTGATCCAacactgtgtcactgctgttGTTAATTGGTTGAAATGTTGATGAGGTGGAAAATCCATCAGTGAGTTAAAGTGAAgcgttattattatttagttattttaaatgtggtgCTTCAGtagatttgatgtttttcattaaagAGCTGATGGAGAAATGACCGAATATGTAACGTCCTTTTGTTCTGGCTAAACCTTTTTGAAGGTAAGAAGTAATAGAGCAGCTTTAAACCATCAACCAGTAAAATGCCAATATCAGCTCAGCCTGTATCAGTAAGTCCATCAGACAAACCCCTTCACTGACCTTGTGTTATTCTAATATCTCTCGCCCTCCGGCTGTTTCTTCTTCCAGAACATCTGCCGGCGATGCGGCCGAAGCTGTTAATTCCATTAAAACCAGAATAAGCCCCTTTTGAATTTACtgtctgcttttatttcccAGAAATCCCTGCAGAGCACATCGATCCAGCCGCCATCGACCTCACTCCCCTGGTCAATACTCTAATAAATTCAAGCCAGTCGGGTACGTTGTCGTCATATCACCGATGTGGAGATCAGCTGTGAGCTGTTCGTCTTTAATGTGTGTCAGCAGCCTCAGTCGAACTTCACACAGGCTGAACCTGtctggtttggttttatttagaAATATAGAGGATGATAATTCAACGGTGAAAACTGttagtttgtgctgctggaAAATAAAGATCTGACCTGTAAATTAGCCCAGAGTAAAGTAAAgagtaaagtttttttgttgCCTAAATTATCAGAAAGTCCTGCTCTTGTTTTCCAGGCTCCCGCCAGctcttctccctcctcagcGTGACGTCCTACAGCTCTCTGGCCCTGCACAAACTCACCCTGCTGGTGTACAACAGTAAATATCCAAACCTCGTCCTCCTGTCTGTGCTAAAGTGCAAGGTAACATGgtaaaacacatgcaggtcaggattagggtctgaacccaggtggacccggggcctttctgtgtggagtctgcatgttgtccctgtg from Mastacembelus armatus chromosome 17, fMasArm1.2, whole genome shotgun sequence encodes the following:
- the kcnq3 gene encoding potassium voltage-gated channel subfamily KQT member 3 isoform X1, whose product is MGLRSRTVASGSEEQKKPSGAPLGDLLDQGTGGADKDGALLLVAPGRDDFKRGSQGIGIGLLAKTPLNYTRPVKRNNIRKRRIQNLIYDALERPRGWALLYHAFVFLIVLGCLILAILTTFREHEKVSAHWLVILETFAIFIFGAEFALRIWAAGCCCRYKGWRGRLKFARKPLCILDIFVLIASVPVVAVRNQGNVLATSLRSLRFLQILRMLRMDRRGGTWKLLGSAIYAHSKELITAWYIGFLSLILASFLVYLVEKDDVTTDVSNHENPTAQPKPQDFDTYADALWWGLITLTTIGYGDKTPKTWAGRLLAGTFALIGVSFFALPAGILGSGLALKVQEQHRQKHFEKRRHPAAGLIQSAWRYYSTNPIREDLIATWRYYETIISLPCFRKDQLEAMASQKLSLLERVRLPNARLSVGTGKKLIGNAESIEESPSKEPKPAGFSNRERFRTAFRMKAYTLRQSSEDAGALADPALEERGFPADILLEEMIPTLKLVIRAVRIMQFLLNKKQFKETLRPYDVKDVIEQYSAGHLDMLCRIKYLQTRIDMILAPGPPLTPKHKKTQKTPFAYPPNQSPRHESYLAKAASMPDAEDQSMMGRFVRVERQVEDMEKKLDFLVDMHIQHSEHLQVDSAGGAHMTLEPCEPAGDDEIRRVFFNYSEAFPHMSFQVPVSKMSPYYGRGGRGGGEGLGLGGGGYLGPDPPAAIPTYTERPTVLPISSLQDLSAGPGRTTGGRGADSPLSMLSVNHEELERSPSGFSISGEREGEEGLGLSLQAGVATGDASWTRPRPSYLAEGETDTDTDPFTPSGGPLPLSSTGEGFGDAVWNTPP